CAATACGTTGTTGTTGTCCCCCACTTAATTCATTAGGGTATCGATGTGCATAGTCTTCAAACGGCATATCAACAAGCGGCATCAATTCGCGAACGCGCGCGTCAATATCCTCTTTTGACCATTTCAAAAGATTTGGTACAACAGCAATGTTGTCATACAAACTCATATTTGGAAACAACCCAATTTGCTGAATTACATAACCAATACTGCGACGCAAGTCCGTGATATTCATTTTATTGATATCCTGACCATCGACAAATATTTGCCCACCGTCATTATTAATGAGACGATTTAGCATCTTGAGTGTTGTCGTTTTTCCACACCCCGAAGGTCCGATGAGACACACAAATTCACCCTTCTTAATCGAGAGATTCAAATCCTCGATTACAGTTTTACCATTATAGGTTTTACTAGCATTACGATATTCTATCATCGTTATCCTCCTCTACTATGATGCAGATACATAATAAAAAGAATGTTCTGCACATTCCCTTAAAGATTCACGCTGAATATATAAAAACAACTTCTAAAAGAGTTTAATGTAGTCAATTTAAACCACATCATACCCTTATACTATAACGCACTTTTCGCTTTCAAACAAATCACCACAAAAAAAGAGGTCCCGAATTGGACCTCTTTGACTATTTTGCTTTCTTAATTGCTAGGGTGTAAAACAAGCCTACAAATACAGCACCACCGATAATATTACCAATGAAAGCAAAGGTAAAATTCGTGATAAACTGCATAAATGTTACACCACCATATGCCATACTTGCCGATAACAAGAAGACATTCGCAACACTATGTTGGTAGCCTAAAATAACAAACACCATAATAGGGAACCAAATCCCAATGATTTTCGCAACGGGATCTTTAAAGCTCATGCACAACCATACAGCAAGACCCACGACCCAGTTACAAGCAATGCCTGATACAACGGTACGCAATGCATCATAGTGTACTTTCCCCGTTGCCAATTTATTTACCAATTCAACATGCGGGTTTAATGTCCCAAGATAGACACCCAATACAAGACTGACAAACAACGCGCCTATAATATTTGCGACGGATATAACAACCCAGTTTGCAACCAATTCTTTAGCACTTACTTTCTTATTGAAAAGTGCCGTCGCAACGACGGTCATATTTCCAGTAATCAATTCACCACCTGCCAACAGAATGATGATCAAACCTACTGGGAAAATACTCGCACCCAAGAAGACCCCTAATCCCCCTGGAATTGTTGATGCAACAATAATATATGCGGTATACCCAAGCGCAACCATGGCGCCTCCAATAAAACCTAAAATAAATTTAGCTGTTAAACTCTTTTTAACTTTCGCTTCTCCCAGTTCACTAACCAGTGCAACTGTTTCGTTTAATGAATTCATAATTTCCTCCGAGTCCATAGGTTATCTTACATCTTTACGGTCTCGTGTTCAAGATATTTTTGCACACTTGATGGCTTAATGGTGTACTCTCAGGGGGTTCTAAGCAATTTTACACTGAGATTTGCACATTTCTTAATATTACGCACAAATAAAAAAGAGACCCACGTGGAGTCTCTCTATTGAAGTTGTTTAAATTAAGCCTTGTTTGCTGAACCGAAAACTTCGATTTTTTCTTTAACAGTTGCAACCATTGCATCGTATCCTGGTGCTAATAATTTACGAGGGTCATAGTTTTTACCTTCTAAATCTTTACCAGCAATGATGAAATCGCGTGTTGCTGCTGCAAACACTAATTGTAATTCTGTATTAACGTTGATTTTTGAAACACCCAATGAGATTGCTTTTTTGATTTGTGCTTCGTCAATTCCTGAACCACCGTGTAATACTAATGGGATGTTTCCTGTTGCAGCTTTGATTGCTTCTAATGTTTCGAAGCTTAATCCTGCCCAGTTTTCTGGATATTTACCGTGGATATTACCAATACCTGCAGCTAAGAAATCAATGCCTGTATCTGCCATTGTTTTACATTCTGCTGGGTCTGCTAATTCACCTGAACCGATAATTCCATCTTCTTCTCCACCGATTGAACCAACTTCGGCTTCAACAGATGCACCTTGCGCATGTGCAATTGCAACAATGTCACGAGTTTGTGCTAAGTTTGCTTCAAGATCTAAGTGTGATCCATCATACATAACTGAAGTAAATCCAGCTGCAAGCGCTGCTTTTGCGCCTTCGTAGCTACCGTGGTCTAAGTGTAGTGCCACAGGAACTGTGATGTTCAATTCTTCGATCATACCTTTAACCATACCGACGATTGTTTTGTAACCTGTCATGTATTTTCCAGCACCTTCTGAAACTGCAACCATGATTGGTGAGTTCATTGCTTGTGCTGTTGAGAGAACTGCCTTTGTCCACTCGAGATTGTTAATGTTGATTGCAGGGACAGCGTAGTGGCCATCACGTGCATTTTCTAACATTTCTTTTGCTGAAACTAATGCCATAATTTAAACTTCCTCCTAATTTCTATCTCTATTTTACTCTCTTTTTAGAATTTTGCAAAGAGGCATCGACAAATCCATAGAATAATGGATGTGCGCGGTTTGGACGCGACTTAAATTCTGGGTGA
The window above is part of the Erysipelothrix sp. HDW6C genome. Proteins encoded here:
- the fba gene encoding class II fructose-1,6-bisphosphate aldolase; the encoded protein is MALVSAKEMLENARDGHYAVPAININNLEWTKAVLSTAQAMNSPIMVAVSEGAGKYMTGYKTIVGMVKGMIEELNITVPVALHLDHGSYEGAKAALAAGFTSVMYDGSHLDLEANLAQTRDIVAIAHAQGASVEAEVGSIGGEEDGIIGSGELADPAECKTMADTGIDFLAAGIGNIHGKYPENWAGLSFETLEAIKAATGNIPLVLHGGSGIDEAQIKKAISLGVSKINVNTELQLVFAAATRDFIIAGKDLEGKNYDPRKLLAPGYDAMVATVKEKIEVFGSANKA
- a CDS encoding formate/nitrite transporter family protein, translated to MNSLNETVALVSELGEAKVKKSLTAKFILGFIGGAMVALGYTAYIIVASTIPGGLGVFLGASIFPVGLIIILLAGGELITGNMTVVATALFNKKVSAKELVANWVVISVANIIGALFVSLVLGVYLGTLNPHVELVNKLATGKVHYDALRTVVSGIACNWVVGLAVWLCMSFKDPVAKIIGIWFPIMVFVILGYQHSVANVFLLSASMAYGGVTFMQFITNFTFAFIGNIIGGAVFVGLFYTLAIKKAK